One part of the Rhodothermales bacterium genome encodes these proteins:
- a CDS encoding response regulator transcription factor: MGDADVIRIVVADDHHMTLAGLALSLDTVDDFEVVGQASDGEAALVQVWTMSPDVLVVDVEMPRLSGVEVARTISSGAGDVRILALSAYDQPEYVYGLLDAGASGYLMKEEADRDMLITAIREIMRGDDLWISPELATSLVRSQVSGHRERLEALSQREYEVLRLVASGLDNQQISDTLFISPHTVKNHLEHVKGKLVVRTRAEVIAWAWHNRVLKPGSKP; this comes from the coding sequence ATGGGCGACGCTGATGTTATTCGCATCGTCGTAGCTGACGATCACCACATGACGCTCGCCGGTCTTGCCTTATCGCTGGACACCGTTGACGATTTCGAAGTTGTCGGACAGGCATCCGACGGTGAGGCGGCGCTCGTGCAGGTCTGGACGATGTCCCCGGATGTACTGGTGGTTGACGTTGAGATGCCGCGGCTCTCCGGCGTCGAAGTGGCGAGGACGATCAGTTCGGGTGCGGGTGACGTGAGAATTCTTGCGCTAAGCGCGTACGACCAGCCCGAATATGTCTATGGACTACTCGATGCAGGGGCTTCCGGTTACCTGATGAAGGAGGAAGCCGATCGGGATATGCTGATCACTGCCATTCGAGAGATCATGAGGGGCGATGACCTTTGGATCAGTCCGGAACTCGCGACCAGCCTCGTGAGGAGTCAGGTTTCGGGACATCGCGAGCGTCTGGAGGCCCTGAGTCAGCGCGAGTATGAAGTACTCCGGCTTGTGGCTTCCGGTCTCGACAATCAACAGATCTCGGACACACTGTTCATCTCGCCTCATACGGTCAAGAATCATCTCGAACATGTCAAGGGTAAATTGGTCGTAAGGACTCGCGCCGAGGTAATCGCATGGGCGTGGCATAATCGGGTTTTGAAACCGGGCTCAAAGCCCTGA